One genomic window of Rubrobacter aplysinae includes the following:
- a CDS encoding sugar phosphate isomerase/epimerase family protein — protein MESGDDVSRPGIPVIFSTGSLHPFGLDRIFAWAAETGFDGIEIMMDDRWDTHQQGYLEHLTQTHGMPVYALHPPIGRGVWGLEPEDTLVRVADLAARIGAGVVVAHPPRAGRSLQRWCEGPLAEARAQGVAVAVENMPLEVDQGVLGLRAPRTCGRPEDLLGVGDVTLDTSHCGVSGVDVLYAREVLEDQLRHVHLSDSRLIGRDDHRPPGKGKLPLGELLAGLGDQGYTGAVSLELKPWPLGAPDPQKILKRMRESLEFTREALSRSTKLER, from the coding sequence GTGGAGAGCGGGGATGACGTGAGTAGGCCGGGGATACCGGTTATATTCAGTACCGGCTCGCTGCATCCGTTCGGGCTGGACAGGATCTTCGCCTGGGCCGCCGAGACCGGATTCGACGGCATCGAGATCATGATGGACGACCGCTGGGATACTCACCAGCAGGGCTATCTGGAGCACCTGACGCAGACCCACGGCATGCCCGTCTACGCCCTGCACCCTCCTATAGGCCGCGGCGTGTGGGGCCTTGAGCCCGAAGACACGCTGGTCCGCGTCGCGGATCTTGCGGCCCGGATCGGCGCCGGCGTCGTCGTGGCCCATCCGCCACGGGCGGGGCGCAGCCTCCAGAGGTGGTGCGAGGGCCCGCTCGCCGAGGCCCGGGCGCAGGGCGTCGCCGTGGCCGTCGAGAACATGCCGCTTGAGGTGGATCAGGGCGTGCTCGGGCTGCGTGCCCCCCGGACCTGCGGGCGTCCGGAGGATCTTCTCGGGGTCGGTGACGTGACCCTGGATACCAGTCACTGCGGGGTGAGCGGGGTGGACGTCTTGTATGCCCGGGAGGTCCTGGAAGATCAGCTCCGGCACGTACACCTCTCCGACTCGCGCCTGATAGGCCGCGACGATCACCGCCCGCCCGGCAAGGGCAAGCTGCCACTGGGGGAGCTGCTGGCCGGGCTCGGGGATCAGGGCTACACGGGGGCCGTGAGCCTGGAGCTCAAGCCCTGGCCCCTCGGCGCGCCGGACCCGCAGAAGATACTAAAGAGGATGCGTGAGTCACTGGAGTTTACCCGCGAGGCTCTGAGCCGCTCCACGAAACTGGAGAGATAG
- a CDS encoding TVP38/TMEM64 family protein, with protein sequence MQGPIAAPAAPGSRGSGRTRVRWGAVAGVVFILALAAGMPLLGLGERLREAVEQTGAWSPVVYVAAKAAATVVAPFSGVPLKAASGALFGVAGGIFYSVLGDVIGGCLCFWGARLLGRNTVERVAGKGSLDRAEESVCYAGGWRALLFGRLALSSVYNLVSYAAGLTKLPFRQYLMVTVFGGVLHTSFLVALGASTGLDWKLRLVAYASIAVLALLALVGGRGLQRTLAYNIQVPVDVTDTDQAYGAQSIPRASRLPGRARLAVHAGHPLQRQSDPGGQQGP encoded by the coding sequence GTGCAGGGGCCCATCGCGGCGCCGGCGGCCCCCGGCTCCCGGGGTTCCGGCCGGACCCGCGTGCGCTGGGGGGCGGTTGCCGGCGTCGTCTTCATTCTGGCCCTCGCGGCCGGGATGCCGCTCCTCGGCCTCGGAGAGCGGCTGCGGGAGGCGGTGGAGCAGACCGGGGCCTGGTCCCCGGTGGTGTACGTCGCGGCCAAGGCGGCGGCTACCGTGGTGGCCCCTTTTAGCGGGGTCCCGTTGAAGGCGGCTTCGGGGGCGCTTTTCGGGGTCGCGGGCGGTATCTTCTACTCGGTGCTCGGGGATGTAATCGGGGGCTGCCTGTGTTTCTGGGGGGCGCGGCTCCTGGGAAGAAACACCGTCGAGCGCGTCGCGGGTAAGGGTAGCCTGGACCGTGCGGAGGAGTCCGTCTGCTACGCCGGAGGGTGGAGGGCGCTGTTGTTCGGGAGGCTCGCGCTCTCCTCGGTGTACAACCTGGTCAGCTACGCCGCCGGGCTTACGAAGCTGCCCTTCCGGCAGTATCTGATGGTGACGGTCTTCGGGGGCGTGCTGCACACCAGCTTTCTGGTGGCGCTCGGGGCGAGCACCGGGCTCGACTGGAAACTGCGACTGGTGGCCTACGCGAGTATCGCCGTGCTGGCGCTGCTGGCGCTGGTGGGCGGACGGGGCCTCCAGCGTACCCTCGCCTATAATATCCAGGTTCCGGTAGACGTAACCGATACAGATCAGGCCTACGGGGCGCAGAGCATCCCCCGGGCTTCCCGCCTCCCCGGCAGGGCCCGGCTAGCGGTACACGCGGGCCACCCGCTCCAGCGCCAGTCGGACCCCGGAGGGCAGCAGGGCCCGTAG
- a CDS encoding HAD family hydrolase, producing MSGSPGYAQSYETVFLDIDGTLLWVDLDVEGYVADLAPYSRGGALTVERAEAPVWKSVRRHIDGNINYRTPDELAAFKRENALRVARELEAEAPDELLEEISDRRISFNPYPESEKVLAGLRERGKKVYAVSNWDITLTETLAELGWLGYFDAVIASAELGIEKPDSGIFEEALRVAGESESRERVVHVGNDTVSDVAGAASCGIDAVLVSRHGESAEEAKAVVSDLTELFELPGLAGGING from the coding sequence TTGAGCGGCTCGCCGGGCTACGCGCAGAGCTACGAGACCGTCTTTCTGGACATAGACGGCACCCTCCTGTGGGTTGACCTTGACGTAGAGGGTTACGTCGCAGACCTTGCGCCGTACAGCCGCGGCGGGGCACTCACCGTCGAGCGGGCCGAGGCCCCGGTGTGGAAGAGCGTGCGGCGGCACATAGACGGGAACATCAACTACCGCACCCCGGACGAGCTGGCGGCATTCAAGCGGGAAAACGCCCTGCGGGTCGCCCGGGAGCTCGAAGCGGAGGCCCCGGACGAGTTGTTGGAGGAGATATCGGACCGCAGGATCTCGTTTAACCCCTATCCGGAGTCCGAAAAGGTGCTCGCCGGTCTGCGGGAGCGGGGCAAGAAGGTCTACGCCGTCTCGAATTGGGATATCACCCTCACGGAGACCCTGGCGGAGCTCGGCTGGCTCGGGTACTTCGACGCCGTCATAGCGTCCGCTGAGCTGGGCATCGAGAAGCCGGACTCCGGGATCTTCGAGGAAGCCCTGCGGGTGGCCGGGGAATCAGAGAGCCGCGAGCGGGTGGTCCACGTCGGCAACGATACCGTCTCGGATGTTGCGGGGGCCGCATCCTGCGGCATAGACGCCGTGCTCGTGTCGCGCCACGGCGAGAGCGCAGAGGAGGCCAAGGCCGTCGTCTCCGATCTCACGGAGCTATTCGAGCTACCGGGTCTCGCCGGTGGGATCAATGGATAA
- a CDS encoding ABC transporter permease, which yields MGDVQGLSTLVSGLLALALVAVAVALSLWQRLELEKDLGIAVVRSFVQLAAIGYVINFIFGLEGVGYVVLLLAAMVGFAGWTSSRRSAEVPGALPLATGAVALAALCTLGLLLLLGVIPPTARYLIPLGGMVIGNSMNATSLTLVRVRDDVREQRDKVEAALALGATGRVALSPIVKSSLKSALIPLIDSTKTAGIVFLPGAMAGMIIGGADPLEAVRLQMVVLYMLLGSVSIAAISVGLLSYRSFFNARHQLREWLHGD from the coding sequence GTGGGAGATGTACAGGGTCTTTCCACCCTGGTCTCGGGGCTGCTCGCGCTCGCGCTGGTCGCGGTGGCGGTTGCCCTCAGCCTCTGGCAGCGGCTCGAGTTGGAGAAGGACCTTGGTATTGCGGTGGTGCGCTCCTTCGTCCAGCTCGCGGCGATAGGCTACGTCATAAACTTCATCTTCGGGCTGGAGGGCGTGGGGTACGTGGTCCTGCTCCTCGCCGCGATGGTGGGCTTCGCGGGCTGGACCTCCTCGCGGCGCTCCGCCGAGGTGCCGGGCGCGCTGCCGCTCGCCACCGGGGCCGTGGCGCTGGCGGCGCTGTGTACCCTGGGACTTCTGCTACTGCTCGGCGTGATCCCACCGACGGCGCGGTACCTGATCCCGCTCGGCGGCATGGTTATCGGGAACTCCATGAACGCGACGAGCCTGACGCTGGTGCGGGTCCGGGACGACGTGCGCGAGCAGCGCGACAAGGTCGAGGCGGCCCTCGCGCTCGGGGCGACCGGGCGCGTCGCCCTCTCCCCGATAGTCAAGAGCTCCCTGAAAAGCGCGCTGATACCGCTTATAGACTCTACAAAGACCGCCGGTATAGTGTTCCTGCCCGGGGCGATGGCCGGCATGATCATCGGCGGGGCGGACCCGCTCGAAGCGGTGCGCCTGCAGATGGTCGTGCTGTACATGCTGCTCGGCAGCGTCTCTATCGCCGCGATCTCCGTCGGCCTGCTCTCCTACAGATCCTTCTTCAACGCCCGGCACCAGCTCCGGGAGTGGCTCCACGGAGACTGA
- the folE gene encoding GTP cyclohydrolase I FolE, whose amino-acid sequence MDNGEGGGAYPEGGVDRPRIERAVREILEAIGEDTGREGVLDTPRRVADAYAYLFSGLAEDPVDHLEVGFAEDYGEMILVRDIPLHSMCEHHLIPFTGKVSVGYIPRDRVVGLSKLARVVEGYARRPQLQERLTAQIADALYDNAGSRGSIVVVEAEHLCMTMRGVQKPGSVTVTSAVRGIFAKDEGRRSEAFAHMSRRSLHG is encoded by the coding sequence ATGGATAATGGCGAGGGCGGCGGAGCGTACCCGGAGGGCGGCGTGGACCGCCCCCGCATAGAGCGGGCGGTGCGGGAGATCCTGGAGGCCATTGGCGAGGATACCGGGCGCGAGGGGGTCCTGGATACCCCGCGCCGCGTCGCCGACGCTTACGCCTACCTGTTCTCCGGGCTCGCGGAAGATCCGGTAGACCATCTGGAGGTCGGATTCGCCGAGGACTACGGCGAGATGATCCTGGTCCGGGACATCCCCCTGCACAGCATGTGTGAGCATCATCTCATTCCCTTCACGGGCAAGGTGAGCGTGGGATACATCCCCCGTGACAGGGTGGTAGGGCTCTCCAAGCTCGCCCGCGTCGTGGAGGGCTACGCCAGACGTCCCCAGCTCCAGGAGCGGCTCACCGCCCAGATCGCGGATGCCCTGTACGATAATGCCGGCTCCAGGGGCTCTATAGTGGTGGTCGAGGCGGAGCACCTTTGCATGACAATGCGGGGGGTTCAAAAGCCCGGCAGCGTAACCGTCACCTCCGCCGTCAGAGGTATCTTCGCCAAGGACGAGGGCCGCCGTAGCGAGGCTTTCGCCCACATGTCCCGCCGTAGCCTGCACGGCTAG
- a CDS encoding SDR family NAD(P)-dependent oxidoreductase produces the protein MDNASDQNNQNDQNDQSPVYVVLGATSGIGSELCKRLAAQDGARLVLGGRDRDKLDGLTGELDAETRTVELDATDTGAVDGLFETAFSEFGGVTGAVNCVGAFLLKPAHMTSDEEFEEQLTLNLKTAFYVVKAAANRMREGGSVVLLSSVAGRVGLENHEAVAASKAGVTGLAMSAAATYVARGLRFNVVSPGLIQTPMTESVTRSETSREASRQLHPLNRLGEPGDIAAMISWLLDPAQDWVTGQDFGVDGGLSTLRPLPRRSSKSG, from the coding sequence ATGGATAACGCGAGCGATCAGAACAACCAGAACGATCAGAACGACCAGAGCCCGGTGTACGTCGTGCTCGGCGCGACCAGCGGCATCGGCTCGGAGCTTTGCAAGCGGCTGGCGGCTCAGGACGGCGCGAGGCTCGTGCTCGGGGGCCGCGACCGGGACAAGCTGGACGGCCTGACCGGGGAGCTGGACGCCGAGACCCGCACCGTGGAGCTCGACGCGACGGATACCGGGGCCGTAGACGGGCTCTTCGAGACCGCGTTCTCGGAGTTCGGGGGCGTAACCGGGGCGGTCAACTGCGTCGGGGCCTTCCTCCTGAAGCCGGCCCACATGACCTCCGACGAGGAGTTCGAGGAGCAGCTCACGCTGAACCTGAAGACGGCCTTCTACGTGGTAAAGGCCGCCGCGAACCGCATGCGCGAGGGCGGGTCCGTGGTCCTCCTCTCGTCTGTCGCCGGACGGGTCGGGCTGGAGAATCACGAGGCTGTCGCCGCGTCGAAGGCCGGGGTTACGGGGCTCGCGATGTCCGCGGCGGCGACGTACGTGGCCCGGGGTCTGAGGTTCAACGTGGTGTCTCCCGGCCTGATCCAGACCCCGATGACCGAGAGCGTCACCCGCAGCGAGACCTCCCGCGAAGCCTCCAGGCAGCTACACCCGCTAAACCGCCTCGGCGAGCCGGGCGACATCGCGGCCATGATCTCCTGGCTTCTGGACCCGGCCCAGGACTGGGTGACCGGCCAGGACTTCGGCGTGGACGGCGGCCTCTCGACCCTGCGCCCGCTCCCCCGCCGCAGCTCGAAGAGCGGCTAG
- a CDS encoding histone deacetylase family protein, with protein MKVFYSDTFVLELPEDHRFPMRKYSMLRERVEAAGIAGPGEMMIPEPVTDAQILRAHEAGYLERVVTGTTTRKEQRRIGFPWSPEMVERSRRASGGTLGACRAALSEGYAANIAGGTHHALSYRGEGFCIFNDAPISIRALQDEGLVGRAVILDTDVHQGNGTAEILAGDGSVFTFSMHGAKNFPFRKEKSDLDVELSDGADDAEFLSSLEDGLEKAFAGSRSGEPGGAEIALFLAGADPFEGDRLGRLNVTKPALAERDRLVLEGCRERGLPVAVVMAGGYADEIHHTVDVHFQTVRRAAAMHAERKGQHKQDRQTERKRDTVHG; from the coding sequence ATGAAGGTCTTCTACAGCGACACGTTCGTGCTGGAGCTGCCGGAGGATCACCGGTTCCCGATGCGCAAGTACTCCATGCTGCGCGAGCGGGTCGAGGCCGCCGGGATAGCCGGTCCGGGGGAGATGATGATCCCCGAGCCCGTCACCGACGCCCAGATCCTGCGTGCCCACGAGGCGGGCTACCTCGAACGGGTCGTGACCGGTACCACCACCCGCAAGGAGCAGCGGCGCATCGGCTTCCCGTGGTCCCCGGAGATGGTAGAGCGGAGCCGCCGCGCCTCGGGCGGCACGCTCGGGGCCTGCCGGGCCGCGCTATCCGAGGGGTACGCGGCGAACATCGCCGGCGGCACCCACCACGCGCTCTCGTACCGGGGCGAAGGGTTCTGCATCTTCAACGACGCCCCGATCTCCATCCGCGCCCTCCAGGACGAGGGGCTCGTGGGACGCGCCGTGATCCTGGACACCGACGTCCACCAGGGCAACGGGACGGCCGAGATCCTGGCGGGCGACGGCTCGGTGTTCACGTTCTCCATGCACGGCGCGAAGAACTTCCCGTTCCGCAAGGAGAAGAGCGACCTGGACGTGGAGCTCTCCGACGGCGCGGACGACGCGGAGTTCCTCTCCTCACTGGAGGACGGCCTGGAAAAAGCCTTCGCCGGATCGCGGTCCGGAGAGCCGGGGGGAGCGGAGATCGCCCTTTTCCTCGCCGGGGCCGACCCCTTCGAGGGCGACCGGCTGGGCCGGCTGAACGTCACCAAGCCCGCCCTCGCCGAGCGGGACCGGCTGGTGCTGGAAGGCTGCCGCGAGCGGGGTCTGCCCGTGGCGGTGGTCATGGCCGGCGGCTACGCAGACGAGATACACCACACCGTGGACGTCCACTTCCAGACCGTCCGGCGGGCGGCCGCGATGCACGCGGAGCGAAAAGGACAACACAAGCAAGACAGGCAAACCGAGAGAAAGCGAGACACCGTTCATGGATAA
- a CDS encoding acyl-CoA thioesterase has protein sequence MTRREPTKRELYPHFLQLQTRWMDNDVYGHVNNVIYYSYFDTVVNEYLISSGVLDISGGEVIGLVAHTECDYFAPLSFPQKVDAGLRVERLGGSSVTYEIGLFDPGSDEAVAVGSFVHVYVDRETRRSTGLPAPLREALERLTTGGTG, from the coding sequence ATGACGAGGCGCGAGCCCACCAAGCGAGAGCTTTATCCGCACTTTCTACAGCTACAGACGCGCTGGATGGACAATGATGTCTACGGTCACGTAAACAACGTCATCTACTACTCGTACTTCGATACCGTGGTAAACGAGTACCTGATCTCCTCCGGCGTGCTGGATATCTCCGGCGGGGAGGTCATAGGCCTCGTGGCGCACACCGAGTGCGACTACTTCGCGCCCCTCTCGTTTCCGCAAAAGGTGGACGCCGGGCTGCGCGTCGAGCGCCTGGGCGGATCGAGCGTGACCTACGAGATCGGGCTGTTCGACCCCGGCTCCGACGAGGCGGTGGCCGTGGGAAGCTTCGTACACGTCTACGTGGACCGCGAGACCCGGCGCTCCACCGGCCTCCCGGCGCCGCTCAGAGAAGCGCTGGAAAGGTTAACCACCGGCGGCACCGGATAG
- a CDS encoding DUF72 domain-containing protein, translating into MQGTAGTAGTEEQIQDKLFDEGAGRVEPPEPGLYLGTSGWSYADWEGSVYRAGTPQGSRLAEYVRHYATVEIDSSFYGTPRDSTVSRWREVAPEGFRFAAKFPREITHDNHLVGSASAAESFVRTMEGLGDRLGPLLIQLPPSFDVEGIGVLEDFLDGLPPGFRYAVEVRHRSWIGSDLAKLLTERNVALTLIDYPGMPAMTEATAGFSYVRLLGDRREFPEGHMEPKKNRDADLAWWSSLADRFLKEGRQVFVYANNHYQNHSPSTLRQLMEVRRGERG; encoded by the coding sequence TTGCAGGGAACGGCAGGAACAGCAGGAACGGAGGAACAGATCCAGGACAAGCTCTTCGACGAGGGCGCGGGCAGGGTCGAGCCGCCGGAGCCTGGTCTGTACCTGGGCACCTCTGGCTGGTCCTACGCCGACTGGGAGGGCAGCGTGTACCGGGCCGGCACGCCGCAGGGCTCGCGGCTCGCCGAGTACGTCCGGCACTACGCCACCGTGGAGATAGACTCATCCTTCTACGGCACCCCGCGCGACTCGACCGTCTCCCGCTGGCGCGAGGTCGCCCCGGAAGGCTTCCGCTTCGCCGCCAAGTTTCCACGCGAGATCACCCACGACAATCACCTGGTAGGCTCGGCCTCCGCCGCGGAGAGCTTCGTGAGGACGATGGAGGGGCTCGGAGACCGTCTAGGACCGCTCCTGATCCAGCTCCCCCCGAGCTTCGACGTGGAGGGCATCGGGGTGCTCGAAGACTTTCTGGATGGGCTTCCGCCCGGCTTCCGCTACGCCGTCGAGGTCCGTCACAGGAGCTGGATAGGGTCGGACCTCGCAAAGCTCCTCACCGAGCGTAACGTCGCGCTCACGCTCATAGATTATCCCGGCATGCCGGCCATGACCGAGGCGACGGCGGGCTTCTCCTACGTGCGGCTGCTCGGAGACCGGCGGGAGTTCCCCGAGGGTCATATGGAGCCCAAGAAGAACCGCGACGCCGACCTCGCGTGGTGGTCCTCCCTCGCGGACCGCTTCCTCAAAGAGGGGCGGCAGGTCTTCGTCTACGCCAACAACCACTACCAGAATCACTCTCCCTCGACCCTGCGTCAGCTCATGGAGGTGAGACGTGGAGAGCGGGGATGA
- a CDS encoding ABC transporter ATP-binding protein — translation MTEKIRVEDLRYVRQGTEILAGVDVSAVTGEVTAVVGPSGAGKSTLLRAVNRLIEPTSGEVYLDGEPTRLLDTLALRRRVGMVLQLPALFGDTVEDAVIYGARLAGSVADVEALLDSVGLDGSLCSRDPQSLSVGQQQRVSVARALALRPQALLMDEPTSSLDEAARRGMEGMIRDLADRSGLTVMLVSHDLEQVRRVADSVVLLSAGQSVGQWRTGEFFSAAGREARRLVSGGS, via the coding sequence ATGACAGAGAAGATCCGGGTAGAAGACCTCCGGTACGTCCGGCAGGGGACGGAGATACTCGCGGGCGTGGACGTTTCGGCGGTAACGGGAGAGGTGACGGCGGTCGTCGGTCCCTCCGGGGCGGGAAAGAGCACCCTCCTCCGGGCCGTGAATCGCCTGATCGAGCCAACCTCCGGCGAGGTTTATCTGGACGGCGAGCCAACGAGACTGCTGGATACGCTAGCACTGAGACGCCGGGTTGGGATGGTCCTGCAGCTACCGGCGCTTTTCGGGGATACGGTCGAGGACGCCGTGATCTACGGCGCCCGGCTCGCGGGTTCGGTGGCGGATGTGGAGGCTCTGCTGGATAGCGTGGGCCTGGACGGCTCCTTGTGCAGCCGTGACCCCCAGAGCCTCTCCGTGGGCCAGCAGCAGCGGGTCTCCGTGGCCCGGGCGCTCGCGCTCCGGCCGCAGGCTCTCCTCATGGACGAGCCTACGAGCTCGCTGGACGAGGCGGCCCGCCGCGGCATGGAAGGTATGATCCGGGACCTGGCCGACCGTTCCGGCCTGACCGTGATGCTCGTCAGCCACGACCTGGAGCAGGTCCGGCGCGTGGCCGATAGCGTGGTGCTGTTATCCGCCGGGCAGAGCGTGGGCCAATGGCGGACCGGAGAGTTCTTCTCGGCCGCCGGACGGGAGGCCCGCAGGCTGGTCTCCGGGGGCTCGTAG
- a CDS encoding SDR family NAD(P)-dependent oxidoreductase, with translation MEDLRGRVVVITGAGGIGSETALAFAREGCHVALCDIREQRLEEAREKLGKYAPEALTMVADVSDGSQMRRFVDAAAGRWGRLDLLVNNAAYGMHRPFIKVGADEMQAQLQTNYMGAVHATKAALEHMLPAESGHVVNVVSVVAKLPVPNSGNYAATKAALDSLTLTLRAELAEHGIEVTAVYPTATRNTNFFTTSGSNAEQTRARRFMKEPSEVAAAIVKAARSRKPELHVGLQSRALPVLRALLPSGVRLALERVARVYR, from the coding sequence ATGGAAGATCTACGCGGCAGGGTGGTCGTGATCACCGGCGCCGGCGGCATCGGGTCGGAGACGGCTCTGGCTTTTGCTCGCGAGGGCTGCCACGTAGCCCTGTGTGATATCCGGGAGCAGCGGCTTGAGGAGGCGCGTGAGAAGCTCGGGAAGTATGCTCCGGAGGCTCTCACGATGGTCGCCGACGTCTCGGACGGGTCCCAGATGCGGCGGTTCGTGGACGCCGCCGCCGGACGCTGGGGCCGCTTGGATCTCTTGGTGAACAACGCCGCCTACGGCATGCACCGCCCCTTTATCAAGGTGGGCGCGGACGAGATGCAGGCCCAGCTACAGACCAACTACATGGGCGCCGTACACGCCACCAAGGCCGCACTTGAGCACATGCTGCCCGCAGAGAGCGGTCACGTCGTGAACGTCGTGTCGGTGGTAGCGAAGCTCCCCGTACCAAACTCGGGAAACTACGCCGCCACCAAGGCCGCCCTCGACTCCCTGACCCTCACCCTCCGGGCGGAGCTTGCGGAGCACGGTATAGAAGTTACCGCCGTGTACCCGACTGCGACCCGGAACACGAACTTCTTCACCACCTCGGGGTCAAACGCCGAGCAAACCCGGGCCCGGCGCTTTATGAAAGAGCCTTCCGAGGTGGCCGCCGCCATCGTGAAAGCCGCCCGGAGCCGCAAGCCAGAGCTGCACGTCGGCCTCCAGAGCCGGGCTCTGCCCGTGCTACGGGCCCTGCTGCCCTCCGGGGTCCGACTGGCGCTGGAGCGGGTGGCCCGCGTGTACCGCTAG
- a CDS encoding aminopeptidase encodes MKDVRLEKLARVLVDYSIEASEGDQVVLAGATGAEPLIKEVYARLLEVGAIPVPQLTFPGMQEIFFDKAHDLHYEEIPPAILGAYEQADAFITVSAPQNTRALAGVDPAKQQALGRRNQPLQEIVIGKERWVLTQYPTEALAQESDMSLAEYEEFSFSAMALNQDDPAGFWREKAKEQQRLAERLEQADEIHILGPETDLKLSVKGRTFINGCGTHNMPCGEVFTGPIEDSAEGYVYYGVPTAVAGREVSGVRLRFERGKVVEASAEKGEEYLLSSLDADEGARFLGELGIGTNYGIPRATKNILFDEKLGGTVHLAIGKSYEMTGGTNESSVHWDMITDLREGGELYADGELIQKDGEFVGFDLGSAAKAGR; translated from the coding sequence ATGAAAGATGTGCGCCTGGAAAAGCTGGCCCGGGTGCTGGTTGACTACTCCATCGAGGCTTCGGAGGGAGACCAGGTCGTACTCGCCGGGGCCACGGGGGCGGAGCCGCTCATAAAAGAGGTATACGCGCGGCTGCTGGAGGTCGGCGCGATCCCGGTTCCGCAGCTAACCTTTCCGGGGATGCAGGAGATCTTCTTCGACAAGGCCCACGATCTGCACTACGAGGAGATCCCGCCGGCGATACTCGGCGCCTACGAGCAGGCCGACGCCTTTATCACGGTCTCCGCGCCACAGAATACCCGGGCCCTGGCCGGGGTGGACCCGGCCAAGCAGCAGGCACTCGGCCGGCGCAACCAGCCGCTGCAGGAGATCGTGATCGGCAAGGAACGCTGGGTGCTGACCCAGTACCCTACCGAGGCGCTCGCCCAGGAGTCCGACATGAGCCTCGCCGAGTACGAGGAGTTCTCGTTCTCCGCGATGGCCCTGAACCAGGACGACCCGGCCGGGTTCTGGCGGGAGAAGGCGAAAGAGCAGCAGCGCCTCGCCGAGCGGCTGGAGCAGGCGGACGAGATCCACATCCTCGGCCCCGAGACTGACCTTAAACTTTCGGTAAAGGGTCGTACTTTCATAAACGGCTGTGGCACCCACAACATGCCCTGCGGCGAGGTATTTACCGGGCCCATCGAGGACTCCGCCGAGGGGTACGTCTACTACGGCGTCCCGACGGCGGTGGCCGGGCGCGAGGTCTCTGGCGTGAGGCTCCGGTTCGAGAGAGGCAAGGTGGTCGAGGCCAGCGCCGAGAAGGGCGAGGAGTACCTCCTGAGCTCGCTCGACGCCGACGAGGGCGCTCGCTTTCTCGGGGAGCTCGGCATCGGGACGAACTACGGCATCCCGCGCGCCACGAAGAACATCCTGTTCGACGAGAAGCTCGGCGGCACGGTGCATCTTGCGATCGGCAAGTCCTACGAGATGACCGGCGGCACGAATGAGTCCAGCGTGCACTGGGACATGATCACGGACCTCCGTGAAGGCGGCGAACTGTACGCCGACGGAGAGCTGATCCAGAAAGACGGCGAGTTCGTCGGCTTCGATCTCGGCTCCGCCGCAAAGGCCGGACGTTGA
- a CDS encoding TVP38/TMEM64 family protein, whose product MSHLRRITWAIKPWRKTLLVALISLLALLAVGFLVVQAVGGVGRVSVWLEQVQAVGLILREWVEQTGALAPLTYVLAKALVFMTIPVVGYPLNVASGALFGLIGGVLLTAAGDTLGACILFVLSRWAGRGLVSRLVGEGRMELVDRVLDRGLGGWRELLFFRVVMPIPFNFVSLAAGLAHRLPLWQFAAVTFVTASPKVFTVGLGAGLVTGEWVEVAVAIGLFVIAVAALFTSRRIRKDLVRALRWRRDEEIREGVR is encoded by the coding sequence ATGAGTCATTTGAGGCGGATCACATGGGCGATCAAGCCGTGGCGCAAGACGCTTCTGGTCGCCCTGATCTCGCTACTGGCTCTGCTCGCGGTGGGCTTTCTCGTCGTACAGGCGGTAGGCGGCGTCGGGCGGGTCTCCGTCTGGCTGGAACAGGTACAGGCGGTCGGGCTGATCCTGCGGGAGTGGGTCGAGCAGACGGGCGCGCTCGCCCCGCTAACCTACGTGCTGGCGAAGGCGTTGGTCTTCATGACTATCCCCGTAGTGGGATACCCGTTGAACGTCGCCTCCGGCGCGCTCTTCGGGCTCATCGGAGGGGTTCTGCTCACGGCGGCCGGGGATACGCTGGGCGCCTGCATACTGTTCGTGCTCTCCCGCTGGGCCGGGCGGGGACTGGTTAGCAGGCTGGTGGGCGAGGGCCGCATGGAGCTTGTGGACCGGGTCCTGGACCGGGGCCTGGGCGGTTGGCGCGAGCTGCTGTTCTTCAGGGTGGTCATGCCGATACCGTTCAACTTCGTGAGCCTCGCCGCCGGCCTGGCCCACCGGCTGCCGCTGTGGCAGTTCGCGGCGGTCACCTTCGTCACCGCCTCCCCGAAGGTGTTCACGGTAGGTCTTGGAGCCGGTCTGGTCACCGGAGAGTGGGTCGAGGTGGCGGTCGCCATCGGGCTGTTCGTGATCGCGGTCGCCGCGCTCTTTACGAGCCGCCGCATCCGCAAGGACCTCGTCCGGGCCCTGCGCTGGCGGCGCGACGAGGAGATCCGGGAGGGCGTCAGGTAG